A stretch of Cellulosilyticum sp. I15G10I2 DNA encodes these proteins:
- a CDS encoding stalk domain-containing protein — protein MKNNKPFYQHMRKIKSAILVSFVLIMSTSNLLASTISVSVQNKALDLRSNQPYISASNSTMIPIRAVGEALGLIIDWQEPHITLSGRNTLTLKNTVARANSRTKALVINGTTYYQAIEIKNNRSYIKLRLLAEAFGYQVDWKNGKITVLIPKAIATPIDTHSIITFENKILELVNIERIKAGLSSLTMDEPLRIVARKKSEDLRVNRYFDHISPTYGSPFDMMTSFGISYTMAGENIAMGYQSPESVMQGWMNSPGHKANILKPEFTLIGIGYDASGHYWTQMFIRK, from the coding sequence ATGAAAAACAATAAACCTTTTTATCAACACATGAGAAAGATTAAGAGCGCCATACTTGTTTCATTTGTGCTTATAATGAGTACTTCTAATCTGTTGGCCAGCACTATTTCTGTTTCAGTTCAGAATAAAGCTTTAGACCTGCGTAGTAATCAACCTTATATTTCAGCATCAAACAGCACTATGATTCCCATTAGAGCTGTAGGTGAAGCCCTTGGTTTAATTATAGACTGGCAAGAACCTCACATCACATTATCTGGAAGAAACACCTTAACGCTTAAGAATACAGTTGCAAGAGCTAATTCTAGAACGAAAGCGCTCGTTATAAATGGTACGACATATTATCAAGCTATAGAAATAAAAAATAACAGAAGTTATATTAAGTTACGTCTTTTAGCAGAAGCTTTTGGTTACCAAGTTGATTGGAAAAATGGTAAAATAACAGTTTTAATCCCTAAAGCTATTGCCACACCTATAGACACCCATTCTATTATTACATTTGAAAATAAAATATTAGAACTCGTTAACATCGAACGTATTAAGGCTGGTCTTTCTTCTTTAACAATGGATGAGCCACTTAGAATTGTGGCTCGTAAAAAATCTGAAGATCTGCGAGTTAATCGTTATTTTGATCATATAAGCCCAACATATGGTTCACCCTTTGATATGATGACAAGCTTTGGTATAAGTTATACAATGGCCGGCGAAAATATTGCTATGGGCTACCAATCGCCAGAATCTGTTATGCAGGGTTGGATGAATAGTCCAGGGCACAAAGCAAATATACTTAAACCCGAATTCACATTAATAGGTATAGGCTATGATGCCAGCGGTCATTACTGGACACAAATGTTTATTCGTAAATAA
- a CDS encoding copper amine oxidase N-terminal domain-containing protein, with translation MKKFKSYKVLCLTLGLGIALSGTVLNAASITKSLKAVYSNIAISYNGQTKILSSEPFLVNGTTYVPLRAVSEIMGANVNWANNTIYIASQTSSNVSTEQELAAKNFEIASLKQQLDVAKKELETFKGTGTEGSNLTTAAINNTLSKIKDTYYDDYNIDWEFNLRLVSSRLELTVSYDSRYDSSDFAKTTESRRKQFIREICYDIASAHKDTEIRGTLEDSRTDKEVATFRYSKTGSYTYEEESYLSLSEFETELERYYKTINIVTPSIPINAIDLSERSSTLTATLNVNLRTSGTDYRAAWNDISRSNLRKYLDDIIDDIEDEYSTYDKIIIVVKDNSLGLIADYENGSLIINTVSTSN, from the coding sequence ATGAAAAAATTTAAATCTTATAAAGTCTTATGTTTGACCTTAGGACTTGGCATTGCACTGTCTGGTACTGTTTTAAATGCTGCAAGCATTACAAAATCACTTAAAGCTGTTTATAGCAATATAGCTATATCATATAATGGGCAGACTAAAATATTAAGCAGTGAGCCTTTTTTAGTAAACGGCACTACATATGTACCCCTTCGTGCAGTAAGTGAGATCATGGGAGCTAATGTAAATTGGGCTAATAATACGATTTATATTGCAAGCCAAACAAGCTCCAATGTTTCAACTGAACAAGAGCTCGCGGCTAAAAACTTTGAGATTGCATCCCTTAAGCAGCAATTAGACGTTGCAAAAAAAGAACTTGAAACCTTTAAAGGCACTGGTACAGAAGGAAGTAATCTAACAACCGCTGCCATTAATAATACTTTAAGCAAAATTAAAGATACTTACTATGATGATTACAATATCGATTGGGAATTTAATCTTAGACTTGTCTCTAGCCGTTTAGAGCTAACTGTCTCTTATGACAGCAGATATGACAGCAGCGACTTTGCTAAAACAACTGAATCAAGACGCAAACAGTTTATAAGAGAAATCTGTTATGATATTGCAAGTGCTCATAAAGATACTGAAATTAGAGGAACATTAGAGGACAGCCGTACAGATAAAGAAGTTGCAACCTTCAGATATTCTAAAACAGGTTCTTATACCTATGAAGAAGAGTCTTATCTTTCACTTTCTGAGTTTGAAACAGAACTGGAAAGATACTATAAAACAATTAATATCGTAACACCTAGCATTCCCATTAACGCCATAGACCTGAGTGAAAGAAGCAGTACGTTGACAGCTACACTTAATGTGAATCTGAGAACGAGCGGTACGGATTACAGAGCAGCTTGGAATGATATTAGCCGTAGCAATTTAAGAAAGTATCTCGACGACATTATTGACGATATAGAAGATGAATATAGTACTTATGATAAAATTATTATTGTTGTGAAAGACAATTCTCTTGGCCTCATTGCCGACTACGAAAACGGCAGCCTTATCATCAATACAGTTTCTACTAGTAATTAA
- the hprK gene encoding HPr(Ser) kinase/phosphatase: MYFVTVSQLKEQFKLELLTPDIDYKDRKITVCDVNRPALQLAGFFDYFDATRLQIIGKVEHTYLEKISEEERDKKIKRLMSYKEIPCIILCREEIEPFECMVACAKENGIPIFKTDLPTTSFLAEANRWLHVELAPRISMHGVLVDIYGEGVLITGESGIGKSETALELVRRGHRLVADDAVEIKQVSANTLLGCAPEVIRHFIEVRGIGIVDIKQIFGVGSVKEMKNIDLVIRLELWDQNKQYDRLGLINEYTDILGIKVVTNSIPIRPGRNIAIICETAAINFRQKKMGYNAAEALNDRVMSNLQKKPLI, translated from the coding sequence GTGTATTTTGTAACAGTAAGTCAGTTAAAAGAACAATTTAAACTTGAATTATTGACCCCAGACATTGATTATAAAGATAGAAAGATTACCGTATGTGATGTAAACAGACCTGCGCTTCAGCTGGCAGGTTTTTTTGATTACTTTGATGCAACTAGGCTTCAAATCATTGGGAAAGTAGAGCATACTTATTTAGAAAAAATAAGTGAGGAGGAAAGAGATAAAAAAATCAAACGACTTATGTCGTATAAAGAAATTCCATGTATTATCTTATGCAGAGAAGAAATAGAACCTTTTGAGTGTATGGTGGCATGTGCTAAGGAAAATGGCATTCCTATATTTAAGACAGACTTGCCAACTACCAGTTTTTTAGCAGAGGCCAATAGATGGCTGCATGTTGAGTTGGCACCCAGGATTTCTATGCATGGCGTATTAGTAGATATTTATGGGGAAGGCGTACTTATTACTGGGGAAAGTGGTATAGGTAAAAGTGAGACAGCACTAGAACTTGTTCGAAGGGGACATCGTCTAGTAGCAGATGATGCAGTAGAAATTAAACAAGTTTCAGCGAATACGCTTTTAGGATGTGCACCAGAAGTAATCAGACACTTTATTGAGGTAAGAGGGATAGGGATAGTTGATATTAAACAAATATTTGGGGTTGGTTCTGTAAAAGAGATGAAAAATATAGATCTTGTCATAAGGCTGGAACTCTGGGATCAAAATAAACAATATGACCGCCTTGGACTTATTAATGAATACACTGATATTTTAGGTATAAAAGTAGTTACAAACTCGATTCCAATAAGACCAGGAAGAAATATTGCTATTATTTGTGAAACAGCTGCAATTAATTTTAGACAAAAGAAAATGGGCTATAACGCTGCAGAAGCACTTAATGATAGAGTAATGAGTAATTTACAGAAAAAACCATTAATTTAG
- a CDS encoding YcxB family protein, whose translation MKEAIDQQLLINVEFKVKDVLRYNMWVVFRGIANKVIMLLGVVLLGVYIYKMINRTVTLDIFITSHVLLLLVPVMIFLLIPWRTWKITLTQMQTPAFAFGVKYTFLLDKIILDLGTTQDEMPWDLFIEIVETKYDLRFFVDEVNAQLIPKHNLTKAQLEQFKRIASQATEMGVCKFKEK comes from the coding sequence ATGAAGGAAGCTATAGATCAGCAACTATTAATTAATGTAGAATTTAAAGTGAAAGATGTATTAAGATATAATATGTGGGTAGTATTTAGAGGTATTGCAAATAAGGTAATAATGTTATTGGGAGTTGTATTATTAGGTGTATATATTTATAAAATGATCAATAGAACAGTTACATTAGATATTTTTATTACAAGTCATGTGCTGTTACTACTCGTTCCAGTTATGATATTTCTGCTCATTCCTTGGAGAACTTGGAAAATCACGCTTACTCAAATGCAGACACCTGCATTTGCATTTGGGGTGAAGTATACTTTTTTACTAGACAAGATTATACTTGATTTAGGGACGACACAAGACGAGATGCCATGGGATTTATTTATTGAGATTGTAGAAACAAAGTATGATCTTAGATTTTTTGTGGATGAAGTAAATGCTCAGTTAATACCTAAACACAATCTTACTAAGGCGCAGCTAGAGCAGTTTAAACGTATTGCGTCTCAAGCGACAGAGATGGGTGTATGTAAGTTTAAAGAGAAATAA
- a CDS encoding patatin-like phospholipase family protein: MLGLALEGGGAKGAFHMGAVKSLLEEGYTFDAVAGTSIGAFNAAIIAQGDFELGYELWENMTTSLIFDIEDTKLQNLLNKNIDRDTLFYVSAKLKEFVANKGLDTVKIKQLLDSYIDEDKLRASPIDLGMITVSLSDLKPLELYKEDIPEGKITAYLMASANLPVFKLEPIAGKYFLDGGIYDNCPINLLIRKGCTRIIAVRTFGIGISQKPKNTNTTILSILPSEDLGKVLIFDNALIQHNLKLGYYDTKRALYQLKGTKYYIYSTDNMFFLNVLLSLSADTILQISKNLSLQSYTQMQPERLLFEKVLPKLSRLLKLDMCSTYEDLILSLLEPIALESDIERFKIYTLQNFIHELSATPNSLETNLQKKPVLLKVGLVFIQHIAKALAL, from the coding sequence ATGCTAGGATTAGCTTTAGAAGGTGGCGGCGCTAAAGGCGCTTTTCATATGGGAGCAGTTAAATCACTTCTAGAAGAAGGTTACACTTTTGATGCTGTAGCCGGTACCTCTATTGGCGCATTTAATGCAGCTATTATTGCACAGGGTGACTTTGAACTGGGTTATGAACTTTGGGAAAACATGACCACTTCGTTAATATTTGATATTGAAGATACCAAGCTGCAAAACCTGCTTAACAAGAACATAGACCGTGACACGCTATTTTATGTGTCTGCAAAGCTCAAAGAATTTGTTGCTAATAAAGGATTAGATACAGTAAAAATCAAACAACTCTTGGATAGTTATATAGATGAAGATAAACTAAGAGCTTCACCTATTGATTTAGGCATGATTACAGTTTCTTTATCTGACTTAAAACCACTGGAACTTTACAAAGAAGATATTCCCGAAGGTAAGATAACAGCTTACTTAATGGCCAGTGCTAATCTCCCCGTTTTCAAACTTGAACCTATAGCCGGAAAATATTTTCTTGACGGCGGTATTTATGACAATTGTCCTATTAATCTATTAATCCGTAAAGGATGTACCCGAATCATTGCCGTTAGGACATTTGGCATCGGTATCTCACAAAAACCTAAAAATACTAATACTACAATTCTTTCTATTCTACCTTCTGAAGATCTAGGAAAAGTTTTAATTTTTGACAATGCCCTTATTCAACATAATTTAAAGCTAGGTTATTATGATACAAAACGAGCACTTTATCAATTAAAAGGCACTAAGTACTATATCTATTCAACAGACAATATGTTTTTCTTAAATGTCCTGCTATCACTTTCTGCAGATACTATACTGCAAATAAGTAAGAATTTATCTCTTCAGTCATATACCCAAATGCAACCTGAACGCTTATTGTTTGAAAAGGTTCTTCCTAAGCTTAGCCGGCTTTTAAAATTAGATATGTGTAGCACTTATGAAGATCTTATTTTGAGCCTGCTTGAGCCTATCGCTTTAGAAAGTGATATAGAACGATTTAAAATTTATACTTTACAGAACTTTATTCATGAGCTGAGTGCAACTCCTAATAGTTTGGAAACAAACCTACAAAAAAAGCCTGTGCTTTTAAAAGTAGGCTTAGTCTTTATTCAACACATTGCAAAAGCATTGGCTTTATGA
- the uvrC gene encoding excinuclease ABC subunit UvrC: MFNIEEELKKLPDQPGVYLMKDEDNQTIYVGKAINLKNRVKQYFQSSRNHSLKVKKMVQNIRSFEYIVTRSEMEALVLECNFIKKYNPKYNIRLKDDKHYPYIKLNIKDAFPKLTIVRHMKKDGGKYFGPYTDVQAMWELVDIIKQTWALRTCSRNLPKDIGKERPCLNYHIGKCYAPCAGHIDQAKYSEMVEEVEDFLSGKYNSIIKKLQDDMQKEAEQLNFEKAAALRDQIHAIKKLEQKQNATTNSMADQDIIAFAKSPEDTLIQVYFVRQGKLVGREHFYLEDTEDETIETIFRDFIVQFYADATFIPKEIIIERVPYEMDILESYLTAKKGSKVKLIIPQKGTKHGILELASKNAELTFGRFGEHLKQEEQKTTGALSELKEALGFKKTPYRIEAYDISNTQGIQSVGGMVVFEGGKPKKSDYRKFKIKSVVGANDYGSIEEVIERRILRMRNEQEENSFTKVPDVFFIDGGKGQVSAAEKIVTKHGLNIPVCGMVKDDKHRTRGLLYKEKEVVLLKQTEGFKLIARIQDEVHRFSIEYHKKLRSKAQIQSVLDDIKGIGKERKKALIQHFGSVERLSQATLQEIQEAPGISKAVADNIYAYFHIHA; this comes from the coding sequence ATGTTTAATATAGAAGAAGAACTCAAAAAGCTCCCGGATCAGCCAGGAGTTTACTTAATGAAGGATGAAGACAATCAAACAATATATGTCGGTAAAGCGATTAATCTTAAAAACCGTGTCAAACAATATTTTCAAAGCTCCAGAAACCATTCGCTGAAAGTAAAAAAAATGGTTCAAAACATCAGGTCTTTTGAATATATTGTGACGCGGTCTGAAATGGAAGCATTGGTTTTAGAGTGTAACTTTATTAAAAAGTATAATCCTAAATATAATATCCGCCTTAAAGATGATAAGCATTATCCTTATATTAAACTGAATATAAAAGATGCCTTTCCAAAACTTACGATTGTTCGCCATATGAAAAAAGATGGGGGCAAATATTTCGGGCCTTATACAGATGTACAGGCTATGTGGGAACTTGTAGATATTATTAAGCAAACATGGGCACTTAGAACTTGTTCAAGAAATCTACCTAAAGATATAGGTAAAGAAAGACCTTGTTTAAACTACCATATTGGAAAGTGCTATGCACCATGTGCGGGGCACATAGATCAAGCCAAATATTCTGAGATGGTTGAAGAAGTGGAAGATTTTCTAAGCGGCAAGTACAATAGCATAATTAAAAAACTGCAAGATGATATGCAAAAGGAAGCTGAACAATTAAACTTTGAAAAAGCAGCTGCTTTAAGAGATCAAATACATGCCATAAAAAAATTAGAGCAAAAGCAGAATGCTACGACAAATAGTATGGCTGACCAAGATATTATTGCTTTTGCAAAAAGTCCGGAAGATACGCTTATACAAGTTTATTTTGTAAGACAGGGCAAGTTAGTAGGCAGAGAGCACTTTTATTTAGAAGATACTGAGGACGAGACTATAGAAACTATTTTTAGAGACTTTATTGTTCAGTTTTATGCTGATGCAACGTTTATACCTAAAGAAATTATTATAGAGAGAGTTCCCTATGAAATGGACATCTTAGAAAGCTACTTAACTGCAAAAAAAGGGTCAAAAGTAAAACTTATTATCCCACAAAAAGGGACAAAGCACGGAATCTTAGAACTTGCGAGTAAAAATGCAGAACTTACTTTTGGAAGATTTGGAGAACATTTAAAACAAGAAGAACAAAAGACCACAGGTGCATTATCAGAACTTAAAGAAGCTTTAGGATTTAAAAAGACGCCTTATCGCATAGAAGCCTACGATATATCCAATACACAAGGGATACAATCAGTTGGTGGAATGGTTGTATTTGAAGGTGGAAAACCTAAGAAAAGTGATTATCGCAAGTTCAAGATTAAGAGTGTAGTAGGTGCTAATGATTATGGCAGCATAGAAGAAGTTATTGAAAGACGTATCTTAAGAATGCGTAATGAGCAAGAAGAAAATAGTTTTACAAAAGTGCCAGATGTGTTTTTTATTGACGGCGGAAAAGGTCAAGTGAGTGCAGCAGAAAAAATAGTTACTAAACATGGGCTTAATATTCCTGTTTGTGGGATGGTAAAAGATGACAAGCATAGAACGAGAGGTTTATTATATAAGGAAAAAGAGGTTGTACTATTAAAGCAGACCGAAGGTTTCAAGCTTATTGCAAGAATACAGGATGAGGTGCATAGATTTTCAATAGAGTATCATAAAAAATTACGTAGCAAAGCTCAGATACAGTCTGTACTTGACGATATTAAGGGTATAGGCAAAGAAAGAAAAAAAGCATTGATTCAGCATTTTGGAAGTGTAGAGCGTTTAAGTCAGGCAACACTTCAAGAAATTCAGGAGGCCCCAGGGATTTCTAAAGCAGTTGCGGATAATATTTATGCGTATTTTCATATACATGCTTAA
- a CDS encoding Spo0E family sporulation regulatory protein-aspartic acid phosphatase, whose translation MLQKLLLEIEELRAELNKALEQDSLTLDKENILILSIKLDQLILKYIKQL comes from the coding sequence ATGTTACAAAAACTATTGCTAGAAATAGAAGAGTTAAGGGCGGAACTCAATAAGGCGTTAGAACAAGATAGTTTAACGTTAGATAAAGAAAATATACTCATCTTGAGTATAAAACTCGACCAGCTTATACTTAAATATATCAAGCAACTGTAA
- a CDS encoding TIM barrel protein translates to MKRLFHLSTVPAQLQWFENDWKNITDFIKKNNIEGIELGLTASYPIEQIPSDIIEGVHLSFYPMWLDFWHGDIDKVSKILGSREAVYDYYGGYDKQVIIDSYKLQYQRAKQLGAKYMVFHISHILIEDSFTFTYTYSDEEIIKASIELINEVFGEDQDGPMLLFENLWWPGLTYLNPELVQYLIEQVKYLHKGYVLDVSHLILTNPKIATELQAFNYIEKVMSNLGDLKDTIKVVHLNKTLPKHYMQRDHNYTLQKYRQTKDKYGKNRILKNHIKQMDPHQPFDHEIARKIIQLVSPDFCVYETAPSSKYELAYFIKRQNIALGI, encoded by the coding sequence ATGAAAAGATTATTTCACCTGTCTACAGTTCCAGCGCAACTACAATGGTTTGAAAATGACTGGAAAAATATAACTGATTTTATTAAAAAAAATAATATAGAGGGCATTGAACTTGGTCTTACAGCGAGTTACCCTATTGAACAGATTCCTTCCGACATTATAGAGGGTGTACATTTATCTTTTTATCCTATGTGGCTTGATTTCTGGCATGGAGACATAGATAAAGTGAGTAAGATTTTAGGCAGCAGGGAAGCGGTATATGATTATTATGGCGGGTATGACAAACAGGTTATTATAGATTCTTATAAACTGCAGTATCAAAGAGCTAAACAACTAGGCGCTAAATATATGGTATTCCATATTAGTCATATACTTATAGAAGATTCTTTTACATTTACTTATACTTATTCGGATGAAGAGATCATTAAAGCAAGTATAGAACTTATTAATGAAGTATTTGGAGAAGATCAAGACGGCCCCATGCTGCTATTTGAAAACCTTTGGTGGCCAGGCTTAACTTATCTTAACCCAGAACTTGTTCAATACCTTATAGAACAAGTAAAGTATCTGCATAAGGGATATGTACTAGATGTATCGCATCTTATTTTAACAAACCCCAAAATTGCAACGGAATTACAAGCATTTAATTATATTGAAAAAGTTATGAGTAACTTAGGTGACTTAAAAGATACAATAAAAGTTGTACATCTTAATAAGACACTTCCAAAGCACTATATGCAAAGAGACCATAATTATACATTACAAAAATACAGACAAACTAAGGATAAATACGGTAAGAATAGAATTCTTAAAAATCATATTAAGCAGATGGATCCGCATCAACCATTTGATCATGAAATAGCACGTAAAATCATTCAGCTTGTCTCACCAGATTTTTGTGTTTATGAAACAGCGCCTAGTTCAAAATATGAGTTAGCGTATTTTATAAAAAGACAAAATATTGCGCTCGGTATTTAG
- the uvrA gene encoding excinuclease ABC subunit UvrA, whose protein sequence is MKNKIIIKGAKEHNLKNIDLELQRDQFIVFTGLSGSGKSSLAFDTIYAEGQRRYVESLSAYARQFLGQMEKPDVESITGLSPAISIDQKTTSKNPRSTVGTVTEIYDYIRLLFARVGIPHCPNCGKEIKKQTIDQIVDQLMELEERTRIQLLAPVVRGRKGLHEKVLEHAKKQGYVRVRINGEIYDLSEEEIVLDKNKKHTIEVVVDRLSIKDGIEKRLTDSIETVMKLTGGLLVVDVIGQEEMRFSQSFSCPDCNISIDEIEPRLFSFNNPHGACPVCTGLGERLEVDPELVIPNQSLTLRQGAIAVMGWGSIGNPESYAYALFNALMAKYQFDLDTPYKDLPQKVKDIILYGTGKHTIKFTFTGEYGTREYDYVFEGVLANTERRYKETNSEGMKQEYENFMTSIPCSSCKGARLKPEALAVTVGDKNINHITQVSIGELKSFFETITLNERQRKIGEQIFNEIHARLGFLVDVGLDYLTLSRSAGTLSGGEAQRIRLATQIGSGLVGVLYILDEPSIGLHQRDNEKLIQTLVRLRDLGNTLIVVEHDEDTMHAADWIVDIGPGAGEHGGEVIASGPIDTILTCESSETGAYLSGKKKIDIPPIRRIGSGEYLTVKGARENNLKNVKLRLPLGTFTCITGVSGSGKSTLINEILLKRLARDLNGARLKPGLHDEIQGIEYLDKVINIDQSPIGRTPRSNPATYTGVFDQIRDLFAQTQEAKMKGYQKGRFSFNVKGGRCEACQGDGMIKIEMHFLPDVYVPCEVCKGKRYNRETLEVKYKEKSISDVLHMTVEEALMFFQNIPAIERKLRTLYDVGLSYIRLGQPSTTLSGGEAQRVKLATELSKRSTGKTMYILDEPTTGLHFADVHKLIGILDRLVETGNTVVVIEHNLDVIKTSDYIVDLGPEGGMRGGMIIAEGTPEQVAKKAKSYTGQFLKKYLKG, encoded by the coding sequence ATGAAAAATAAGATTATAATAAAAGGTGCCAAAGAGCATAATCTTAAAAATATAGATTTAGAGCTTCAAAGAGATCAATTTATTGTTTTTACAGGACTCAGTGGATCTGGAAAATCTTCACTTGCTTTTGATACTATTTATGCGGAAGGGCAAAGACGCTATGTAGAATCTCTATCAGCTTATGCAAGACAGTTCTTAGGGCAAATGGAAAAACCAGATGTAGAGAGCATAACAGGCCTATCACCGGCAATCTCTATTGATCAAAAAACAACCAGTAAAAACCCACGTTCTACAGTAGGAACTGTGACAGAAATATATGATTATATTAGACTTTTATTTGCAAGGGTAGGTATCCCACATTGTCCCAATTGTGGAAAAGAAATAAAAAAACAAACGATAGATCAAATTGTAGATCAGCTCATGGAGCTTGAAGAACGTACACGTATTCAGTTATTAGCACCTGTAGTCAGAGGGCGTAAGGGCCTGCATGAGAAGGTTTTAGAACATGCTAAAAAACAAGGCTATGTAAGAGTACGTATTAATGGAGAAATCTATGATCTTTCAGAAGAAGAGATTGTGCTGGATAAAAATAAAAAACATACGATAGAAGTAGTAGTTGACAGACTAAGTATTAAAGACGGTATAGAAAAGCGGCTTACAGATTCTATTGAAACAGTTATGAAGTTAACGGGAGGCCTGCTCGTTGTAGATGTTATAGGGCAAGAAGAGATGCGATTTAGCCAAAGTTTCTCTTGTCCCGATTGTAATATCAGCATAGATGAAATCGAGCCAAGACTTTTTTCCTTTAATAATCCGCATGGAGCATGCCCGGTTTGTACAGGACTTGGAGAAAGACTAGAGGTAGATCCAGAACTGGTTATTCCTAATCAGAGTCTTACCTTAAGACAAGGGGCAATAGCTGTTATGGGATGGGGTTCAATAGGTAATCCTGAAAGCTACGCCTATGCGCTTTTTAATGCACTCATGGCAAAATATCAATTTGACTTAGATACACCGTATAAAGATTTGCCGCAAAAAGTTAAAGATATAATCCTCTATGGTACAGGCAAACATACTATTAAATTTACGTTTACCGGCGAATATGGGACAAGAGAGTATGACTATGTATTTGAGGGAGTACTGGCTAATACCGAAAGACGTTATAAAGAAACGAATTCTGAAGGTATGAAGCAAGAGTATGAAAACTTTATGACAAGTATTCCTTGCAGCAGCTGTAAAGGCGCAAGGCTGAAGCCAGAAGCTCTTGCTGTTACAGTTGGAGACAAAAACATCAATCATATTACGCAAGTGTCTATTGGTGAATTAAAGAGCTTTTTTGAGACTATTACGCTTAATGAGAGACAAAGAAAAATAGGTGAACAGATTTTTAATGAGATTCATGCCAGACTTGGATTTCTTGTAGATGTAGGCCTGGATTACTTGACTTTATCAAGGTCAGCCGGTACGCTCTCAGGCGGGGAAGCACAAAGAATAAGGCTGGCAACACAGATTGGTTCTGGGCTTGTAGGGGTACTTTATATTTTAGATGAACCGAGTATCGGGCTTCATCAACGAGATAATGAAAAACTTATACAGACCCTTGTTAGGTTAAGAGATTTAGGCAATACGCTTATTGTGGTAGAACACGATGAAGATACCATGCATGCAGCAGATTGGATTGTAGATATTGGTCCAGGAGCCGGGGAACATGGCGGGGAAGTCATAGCATCAGGGCCTATTGATACGATTTTGACCTGTGAGTCGTCTGAGACTGGCGCATATCTTAGCGGCAAAAAGAAAATAGATATCCCGCCAATCAGAAGAATAGGAAGTGGAGAGTATCTTACTGTTAAAGGGGCAAGAGAGAATAATCTTAAGAATGTTAAGCTGCGTCTGCCGCTGGGGACATTTACTTGTATTACCGGCGTATCTGGCTCAGGAAAAAGTACATTAATTAATGAAATTCTTCTTAAGAGACTTGCAAGAGACTTAAATGGGGCGAGATTAAAACCGGGTCTTCATGATGAAATACAAGGGATAGAATATCTTGATAAAGTGATTAATATAGACCAGTCACCTATTGGCAGAACACCAAGGTCAAATCCTGCCACCTATACAGGAGTATTTGATCAAATTAGAGACTTATTTGCGCAAACCCAGGAAGCTAAAATGAAGGGGTATCAAAAAGGCAGGTTCAGCTTCAATGTTAAGGGGGGAAGATGTGAAGCGTGTCAAGGGGATGGGATGATAAAAATAGAAATGCACTTTTTGCCTGATGTTTATGTACCTTGTGAGGTATGTAAAGGCAAACGTTATAACAGAGAAACCTTAGAAGTAAAATATAAGGAGAAGTCTATATCCGATGTACTTCATATGACAGTAGAAGAGGCTCTTATGTTTTTTCAAAACATACCGGCTATTGAGCGTAAACTTAGAACATTATACGATGTAGGGCTATCCTACATTCGATTAGGACAACCCTCTACAACCCTATCAGGGGGAGAAGCGCAAAGAGTTAAGCTTGCAACAGAACTCAGTAAGCGCAGTACAGGCAAAACTATGTATATTTTAGATGAACCTACAACGGGGCTACATTTTGCTGATGTTCATAAGTTGATCGGGATATTAGACCGATTAGTTGAAACTGGTAATACAGTCGTTGTAATCGAGCATAATTTAGATGTAATTAAAACATCAGACTATATAGTTGACTTGGGGCCAGAAGGCGGCATGCGCGGTGGTATGATAATAGCTGAAGGGACTCCTGAACAAGTTGCTAAAAAGGCAAAGTCTTATACGGGTCAGTTTCTTAAAAAGTATCTAAAGGGATAA
- a CDS encoding DUF503 domain-containing protein, translating into MFVGVIKIKLYADWVHSLKEKRMIVQSIIGKTRHQFNVSINEIDLLDVHQTIMLGISMVSNSEAQLSRSLDKVISFIESHTEAVVMDIEIEMM; encoded by the coding sequence ATGTTTGTAGGGGTTATAAAAATAAAGTTATACGCAGACTGGGTGCATTCGCTTAAAGAAAAAAGAATGATTGTGCAAAGTATTATAGGCAAAACAAGGCATCAATTCAATGTATCTATTAATGAGATTGATTTGCTTGATGTGCACCAGACCATCATGCTTGGAATAAGTATGGTTTCTAATTCTGAGGCACAGTTAAGCCGCAGTTTGGATAAGGTCATTAGTTTTATAGAAAGTCATACAGAAGCAGTTGTGATGGATATAGAAATAGAAATGATGTAA